The Metabacillus litoralis genome contains a region encoding:
- the araB gene encoding ribulokinase, which yields MTKYSIGVDYGTQSGRAVLVEIGTGKEIATSVKPYTHGVMDEYLPDGVTKLENDWALQHPTDYIEVLETTVPDVLKQANVSADDVIGIGIDFTACTVLPINTNGTPLCLTEQHMNHPHSYVKLWKHHAAQDEANSLNEIAETRGEAFLQRYGGKISSEWLVPKLWQILNEAPEIFDATDQFVEATDWVTYQLTGDLKRNSCTAGYKAIWHKQEGYPSKEFFKALDPRLENVVEEKLSTNIYPIGSKAGELTEKAAKMIGLNPGTAVAIANVDAHVAVPAVGITEPGKLLMIMGTSTCHILLGEKEEVVPGMCGVVEDGVIPGFMGYEAGQSCVGDHFEWFTENCVPASYYEEAQQKGMNIHQLLTEKAAQLEVGESGLISLDWWNGNRSTLVDADLTGVLLGATLLTKPEEIYRALIEATAYGTRTIVEAFRNSGVPIHEVYACGGIAEKNGLMMQIYSDVLKMDIKISASSQTPALGSAMFGAVAAGKERGGYDDIKDAAKEMARLKDYVYQPNHENSQVYDQLFSEYARLYDYFGRGENNVMKNLKKIKHAQSNKAKEKITQ from the coding sequence ATGACTAAATATTCAATTGGTGTTGATTACGGCACTCAATCTGGTAGAGCCGTTCTTGTGGAGATCGGAACAGGAAAAGAAATAGCAACCTCGGTAAAGCCTTATACTCATGGTGTAATGGATGAATACTTACCAGATGGAGTTACCAAATTAGAAAATGACTGGGCTTTGCAACATCCTACAGATTATATAGAAGTTTTGGAAACAACAGTTCCTGATGTCCTAAAACAAGCTAACGTTTCAGCGGACGATGTTATTGGAATTGGAATTGATTTTACAGCTTGTACGGTATTACCTATTAACACAAACGGAACACCACTATGTTTAACAGAACAACATATGAACCATCCTCATAGCTATGTGAAGTTATGGAAACACCATGCGGCACAAGATGAAGCAAACTCTTTAAATGAAATTGCAGAAACAAGAGGAGAAGCATTTTTACAAAGGTATGGTGGGAAAATTTCATCAGAATGGCTCGTTCCTAAATTATGGCAGATCCTTAATGAGGCACCAGAGATTTTCGATGCTACAGATCAGTTTGTGGAAGCAACAGACTGGGTTACCTATCAGCTTACAGGTGACTTGAAAAGAAACAGTTGTACAGCTGGATATAAAGCGATATGGCATAAGCAAGAAGGATATCCATCAAAAGAGTTTTTTAAAGCATTAGATCCTCGCTTGGAAAATGTTGTTGAAGAAAAGTTATCTACTAATATTTATCCAATAGGCTCTAAAGCGGGAGAGTTAACAGAGAAAGCTGCTAAAATGATTGGATTGAATCCAGGAACCGCAGTTGCTATAGCAAATGTTGATGCACATGTTGCTGTACCGGCAGTTGGAATTACTGAGCCAGGTAAGCTTCTGATGATTATGGGAACATCTACATGTCACATCTTACTGGGAGAAAAAGAAGAAGTAGTACCAGGTATGTGTGGTGTTGTTGAAGATGGAGTAATTCCAGGATTTATGGGATATGAAGCAGGTCAATCATGTGTAGGAGATCATTTTGAATGGTTTACTGAAAACTGTGTACCTGCTAGCTACTATGAAGAAGCACAACAAAAAGGAATGAACATCCACCAATTGTTAACAGAAAAAGCAGCTCAATTGGAGGTTGGTGAAAGCGGTTTAATTTCACTTGACTGGTGGAATGGAAATCGATCTACACTTGTAGATGCTGATTTAACAGGTGTTTTATTAGGAGCTACATTACTAACGAAGCCTGAGGAAATTTATCGAGCTCTAATTGAAGCAACAGCATATGGCACACGAACAATTGTTGAGGCATTTAGAAATAGTGGAGTGCCGATTCATGAAGTATATGCATGTGGTGGTATTGCTGAGAAAAATGGATTAATGATGCAAATCTATTCAGATGTATTAAAAATGGATATCAAAATATCTGCTTCATCTCAAACCCCAGCTCTTGGTTCTGCAATGTTTGGAGCAGTTGCAGCTGGTAAGGAACGTGGCGGATACGATGATATTAAAGATGCAGCCAAAGAAATGGCTAGATTAAAAGATTATGTTTATCAACCTAATCATGAGAATTCACAAGTTTACGACCAACTATTCTCTGAATATGCAAGATTATATGATTATTTCGGTCGTGGTGAAAATAACGTGATGAAAAACTTAAAGAAGATCAAACATGCTCAGTCTAACAAAGCAAAAGAGAAGATTACACAATAA
- a CDS encoding glycoside hydrolase family 43 protein encodes MSECTIKNPLIEQRADPWVYKHTDGYYYFTASVPEYDRIELRRSQTIEGLTNADAKVVWVKHESGLMSANIWAPEIHYIDEKWYIYYAAARTSETNDGLFDHRMFVLENSSANPLEGEFIEKGQIKTKWESFALDATSFEHKGIRYLVWAQKDPEIFGNSNMYISEMENPWTLKGEQVCITTPEYDWEKIGFLVNEGAAVLKRNGRIFITFSASATDFNYCMGILTADENSDLLDPASWHKTPEPVFVTSEETGQYGPGHNSFTVSEDGTQDILVYHARNYKEIEGDPLYDPNRHTRVQPISWNEDGTPHFGVPVPDAKKVNN; translated from the coding sequence ATGTCAGAATGCACAATTAAAAATCCACTTATTGAGCAACGTGCGGATCCTTGGGTTTATAAACATACAGATGGTTACTATTATTTCACTGCCTCTGTTCCTGAGTATGACAGAATTGAGCTGCGTCGATCGCAAACAATTGAAGGATTAACAAATGCAGATGCAAAGGTTGTATGGGTAAAACATGAGAGCGGTTTAATGAGCGCAAATATATGGGCACCGGAAATTCACTATATCGATGAAAAGTGGTACATCTATTATGCGGCTGCGAGAACCTCTGAAACGAATGATGGTTTATTTGACCACCGTATGTTTGTTCTTGAAAATTCATCGGCTAATCCATTAGAAGGTGAATTTATTGAAAAAGGTCAAATAAAAACGAAATGGGAATCCTTTGCATTAGATGCGACTTCTTTTGAACATAAAGGTATTAGATATTTAGTGTGGGCACAAAAGGATCCAGAGATTTTTGGAAACTCAAACATGTACATTTCTGAAATGGAAAATCCATGGACACTTAAAGGTGAACAAGTCTGTATTACAACACCTGAATATGATTGGGAAAAAATAGGCTTCTTAGTAAATGAGGGAGCTGCAGTATTAAAGCGCAATGGCAGAATATTTATTACTTTCTCAGCAAGTGCAACAGATTTTAATTATTGTATGGGAATATTAACAGCCGATGAAAATAGTGATCTATTAGATCCTGCTTCTTGGCACAAAACGCCTGAACCTGTTTTTGTTACATCAGAAGAAACAGGACAATATGGACCAGGTCATAATAGTTTCACAGTATCTGAGGACGGAACACAAGATATTCTCGTTTATCACGCAAGAAATTATAAAGAAATTGAAGGTGACCCACTGTATGATCCGAACAGACATACACGAGTTCAGCCAATTTCCTGGAATGAAGATGGAACACCCCACTTTGGTGTACCAGTTCCTGATGCTAAAAAAGTAAATAATTAA
- the araD gene encoding L-ribulose-5-phosphate 4-epimerase: MLEQLKEQVLEANLQLPKYKMVTFTWGNVSGIDREKGLVVIKPSGVPYEELKAEDLVVVNLNGEIVEGDMRPSSDTATHLALYKAFPSIGGVVHTHSPWATSWAQASRPIPALGTTHADYYYGEIPCTRALTEDEITRGYELETGNVIIETFQSKDIDPIAMPGVLVSGHAPFVWGKNASQAVHNAVVLEEVAKMALHTYQLNPIAGPIDQFLLDKHYLRKHGANAYYGQKNKEVKQ, translated from the coding sequence ATGCTTGAACAATTAAAAGAACAAGTTTTAGAGGCAAACCTTCAGTTACCAAAATATAAAATGGTTACTTTTACATGGGGAAACGTAAGTGGAATTGATCGAGAAAAAGGACTTGTAGTCATTAAACCTAGTGGAGTTCCTTATGAAGAGCTAAAGGCTGAAGATTTAGTTGTAGTCAATTTGAATGGTGAAATAGTAGAGGGAGACATGCGCCCATCATCTGATACTGCAACACATTTAGCACTTTATAAAGCATTTCCTTCGATTGGTGGAGTTGTACATACACATTCACCATGGGCAACTAGCTGGGCCCAAGCAAGCCGTCCCATTCCTGCATTAGGAACAACTCATGCTGATTATTATTATGGAGAAATTCCTTGTACAAGAGCTTTAACAGAAGATGAGATTACTAGAGGCTATGAACTAGAAACAGGAAATGTCATTATAGAAACATTTCAATCTAAAGATATTGATCCAATAGCGATGCCAGGTGTACTCGTTTCAGGTCATGCACCGTTCGTTTGGGGAAAGAATGCTAGTCAAGCAGTTCATAATGCAGTTGTTTTAGAAGAGGTAGCCAAGATGGCATTACACACGTATCAATTAAATCCAATTGCTGGTCCAATCGATCAATTTTTGTTAGATAAACATTATCTTCGTAAGCATGGAGCAAATGCTTATTATGGTCAGAAAAACAAAGAAGTGAAACAGTAA
- a CDS encoding carbohydrate ABC transporter permease, with translation MRSVKSSTRITNIIIFIFLSLGAIVMVAPLIWMLSTSFKDIQEVYALPPVWIPETFDPIKYIEIWQKGPLFSGIINSLTVALSVTIIGTFTSSLAAFAFGKLNFPYKNQIFLLLLTAMMIPYPVVMIPQFMFFSNIGWVDTLLPLIVPAIFGNIIMIFFLRQFLTSIPNSIIEAAKIDGCSYFKIFYKIIFPLIRPAVAAQLILWFMTIWNDYLGPILYLNSPEKQTLQLVIANFNSTFAIQSDYPLIMAASVVSLLPMLIVFIIFQKQIIESVAISGVKG, from the coding sequence ATGAGATCAGTAAAATCTAGTACAAGAATCACCAATATTATCATTTTCATTTTTCTCTCATTAGGGGCTATTGTTATGGTAGCACCACTTATATGGATGTTATCAACATCTTTTAAGGATATTCAAGAAGTATACGCTCTACCACCGGTTTGGATTCCTGAAACATTTGATCCAATAAAATATATTGAAATTTGGCAAAAAGGCCCATTATTTAGTGGGATTATAAATAGCTTAACTGTTGCGTTATCAGTCACAATAATAGGAACGTTTACATCAAGCTTAGCAGCATTTGCATTTGGGAAGTTAAATTTCCCGTATAAAAATCAGATTTTCTTATTACTGTTAACAGCAATGATGATTCCCTATCCAGTTGTCATGATTCCACAGTTTATGTTCTTCTCTAATATTGGCTGGGTTGATACATTGCTTCCACTTATTGTTCCGGCGATATTTGGTAACATTATTATGATTTTCTTTTTAAGGCAGTTCTTAACAAGCATTCCGAATTCTATTATAGAAGCAGCTAAGATTGACGGATGCTCTTATTTTAAAATCTTTTATAAGATTATCTTTCCATTAATTAGACCTGCAGTAGCAGCTCAGTTAATTCTATGGTTTATGACAATCTGGAATGATTATCTAGGACCGATTCTATATTTAAATTCACCAGAGAAACAAACATTACAACTTGTAATCGCTAACTTCAACTCAACTTTTGCTATCCAAAGTGATTACCCATTAATCATGGCAGCATCTGTTGTGTCACTATTACCAATGCTAATCGTGTTTATTATCTTCCAGAAACAAATTATTGAGTCTGTTGCTATTTCAGGTGTAAAAGGATAA
- the arfA gene encoding arabinosylfuranosidase ArfA, translating into MKRVSYFADKNYKIGEVDPKLFGSFIEHLGRAVYTGIYEPEHPLADEDGFRKDVMDLVKELNVPIVRYPGGNFLSGYDWTDGIGPKENRPTRLDLAWRTTETNEVGIDEFMKWANKSNIEAMLAVNLGTGTPKEAGNLVEYTNHPGNTYWSDLRIQNGQKDPYNVKVWCLGNEMDGPWQIGQLNAEDYGKKAREAAKIMKWVDPTIKLVACGSSTAEMPTFPEWDRVVLEHLYEHVDYISCHRYYENLGNINDFLGSFADMDHFIKTIASTADYVQAKNRSKKKMYISFDEWNVWYQKKVELKDWEIAPPILEDNYSLLDSLVFGGLLCTLLQHVDRVKMASLAQLVNVIAPIFTQKGGPAIKQAIFYPFYQVSNFGRGVVLNSLVESPKIETNKHGEIPLVQSSTTYNSVDNTLSIFALNCSEDDDFVLDAQFRSFGQVKVIEHLVMDGTNLDATNTFETPDNVKPSQIDSTSKTGDHLEIKLPKMSWNMIRLQCES; encoded by the coding sequence ATGAAGCGTGTTAGTTATTTTGCAGATAAAAATTATAAAATCGGTGAAGTTGACCCTAAGTTATTCGGTTCTTTCATTGAACATCTAGGTCGTGCAGTTTACACAGGGATTTATGAGCCAGAACATCCTCTTGCAGATGAAGATGGATTTAGAAAAGATGTAATGGATCTTGTAAAGGAACTTAATGTACCGATTGTCCGTTATCCAGGCGGAAACTTCTTATCTGGTTATGACTGGACAGATGGTATCGGTCCTAAAGAAAATAGACCAACAAGGCTTGATCTTGCATGGAGAACAACAGAAACAAATGAAGTTGGAATCGATGAGTTTATGAAATGGGCGAACAAGTCCAATATTGAAGCAATGTTAGCGGTTAATTTGGGAACAGGTACACCAAAAGAAGCTGGTAACCTTGTTGAGTATACCAATCACCCAGGAAATACATATTGGAGTGATCTTCGTATTCAGAATGGTCAAAAAGATCCTTATAACGTAAAAGTCTGGTGTTTAGGAAATGAAATGGACGGACCTTGGCAAATTGGTCAATTAAATGCTGAAGACTATGGGAAAAAGGCAAGAGAAGCAGCGAAGATCATGAAATGGGTTGATCCTACAATAAAACTAGTTGCATGTGGTAGCTCGACTGCAGAAATGCCAACATTCCCTGAATGGGACCGTGTTGTTTTAGAGCATTTATACGAACATGTTGATTATATTTCTTGCCATCGTTATTACGAAAATCTTGGTAATATTAATGATTTCCTAGGTTCTTTTGCAGATATGGATCACTTTATTAAAACAATTGCTAGCACAGCAGACTATGTACAAGCAAAAAATCGAAGTAAAAAGAAAATGTACATTTCTTTTGATGAATGGAATGTATGGTATCAAAAGAAGGTGGAATTAAAAGATTGGGAGATAGCCCCACCTATTTTAGAAGACAATTATTCATTGTTAGATTCACTAGTTTTTGGTGGACTATTATGTACCCTATTACAGCATGTTGACAGAGTCAAAATGGCGTCCCTTGCTCAATTGGTGAATGTTATCGCACCAATTTTCACTCAAAAAGGTGGCCCTGCCATTAAGCAAGCAATCTTCTATCCTTTCTATCAAGTATCCAATTTCGGAAGAGGGGTAGTGTTGAATTCCCTAGTAGAATCACCAAAGATTGAAACGAATAAGCACGGTGAAATTCCGTTAGTGCAATCATCAACAACTTATAATTCAGTTGACAATACGTTAAGTATCTTCGCGCTAAACTGCTCTGAGGATGATGACTTTGTCCTTGATGCACAATTCCGATCCTTTGGTCAGGTGAAAGTCATCGAACATTTGGTCATGGATGGAACGAATCTTGATGCGACTAATACTTTTGAAACTCCTGATAATGTGAAACCTAGTCAAATTGATTCTACGAGCAAAACGGGCGATCACTTAGAAATTAAGCTGCCAAAAATGTCGTGGAACATGATCAGATTACAATGTGAATCCTAA
- a CDS encoding carbohydrate ABC transporter permease — translation MKTTSKLYREERRNAYLFIAAPVIGFLVFILVPALYSIYGSFTNWNGLGQMNFIGLQNYIDLISDESFHKSMYNTLFLMLGIPIGIILALLLALGLNRAIFGTQFFRVVYYIPVISSIAAVAILWQWAYNGDYGLVNQFLEKLGIDGPSWLMDKDTVKPALIIMTIWKGLGYSMLLYLAALQSVPKTYYEAATLDGANAFQVFKNITLPMVKPVTFFIVVTNIIAGAQIFVEIQVMTPTGGPEFSSATVVFYIWQKAFGNFEMGYGSAMAVVLGLFIFIVTFIQFKLNEKSSFELD, via the coding sequence ATGAAAACTACGTCTAAGCTTTATCGGGAAGAGCGAAGAAATGCCTATCTATTTATTGCGGCACCAGTTATAGGGTTTTTAGTTTTTATTCTAGTACCTGCGTTATATTCCATTTATGGTTCATTCACAAACTGGAATGGATTAGGTCAAATGAATTTTATTGGACTTCAGAATTATATTGATTTAATTAGTGATGAGTCCTTCCATAAATCGATGTACAACACATTATTTCTAATGTTAGGTATTCCAATTGGTATTATTTTAGCTTTATTACTAGCACTAGGATTAAATAGAGCAATATTTGGGACGCAATTTTTTAGAGTTGTCTATTATATCCCTGTAATCTCATCCATTGCAGCCGTAGCAATTTTATGGCAATGGGCTTATAACGGTGATTATGGATTGGTAAACCAATTTTTAGAAAAATTAGGAATTGATGGTCCTAGCTGGTTAATGGATAAAGATACTGTAAAGCCAGCCCTGATTATTATGACTATTTGGAAAGGCCTCGGTTATAGCATGTTATTATATCTTGCTGCTTTACAAAGTGTGCCAAAAACATATTACGAAGCAGCTACACTTGATGGAGCTAATGCTTTTCAAGTATTTAAGAACATAACTCTTCCAATGGTGAAACCAGTTACGTTTTTCATTGTTGTAACAAACATTATTGCAGGAGCGCAAATTTTCGTAGAAATCCAAGTTATGACACCGACTGGTGGACCAGAATTTTCATCAGCAACAGTAGTATTTTATATTTGGCAAAAAGCATTTGGTAACTTTGAAATGGGATATGGCTCTGCAATGGCAGTTGTACTCGGCTTGTTTATTTTTATCGTTACTTTTATTCAATTTAAATTAAATGAAAAGTCTTCATTTGAACTTGACTAA
- a CDS encoding arabinan endo-1,5-alpha-L-arabinosidase, with amino-acid sequence MLFPQEPVKYDLYDQLITDQEELWTIHNVHDPALYKDGDTYYVFSTDAKVGGVPKGGIQVRKSKDLVNWEWVGHAFDTIPKDAYDWTGAKGLWAPDVTKYGDTYYLYYAASQFGKNQSFIGVATSKSIEGPWEDQGEVIKTKQGESEPNAIDPNITFDDEGNPWMVYGSFFGGIYVARIDENTGKLKEKGNGTLISKRHLSVEGAVEGPYIVYHPTFKKYYLFVSYDSLFKDYHIRVARADKIEGPYLDSNGNEMTNIDLPPNEVGMKVLGGYKFGKEEGWIGPGHNSVLKDGEDYYVCHHARGERTGKHHALHIRRILWTDDGWPLISPERYAGEKEQPVNSTFMVGNWEIIHMDNKYHEQIQSESLHLLFDGRFEGSKDGYWSHKGENHFEFFLNSNNGTYQVLVLAAWDWTLWRPTMVFAGKNSNGDVIVGKKVEKSPNL; translated from the coding sequence ATGTTGTTTCCACAAGAACCAGTAAAATATGACTTGTACGATCAATTAATTACAGATCAAGAAGAATTATGGACAATCCATAATGTCCATGATCCTGCATTATATAAAGATGGAGATACTTATTATGTTTTTTCAACAGATGCAAAAGTAGGAGGCGTGCCTAAAGGAGGCATACAAGTTCGGAAATCTAAGGACCTAGTCAACTGGGAATGGGTCGGTCATGCATTTGATACTATTCCTAAAGATGCCTACGATTGGACTGGTGCAAAGGGATTATGGGCGCCTGACGTAACAAAATATGGAGATACCTATTATTTGTATTATGCTGCTTCGCAATTTGGAAAAAACCAATCATTTATAGGTGTTGCAACAAGTAAATCAATTGAAGGTCCGTGGGAAGATCAAGGTGAGGTTATTAAAACAAAACAAGGCGAAAGTGAGCCAAATGCAATTGATCCGAATATCACGTTTGATGATGAAGGAAATCCATGGATGGTATACGGGTCCTTTTTTGGTGGGATTTATGTTGCTCGTATAGATGAGAATACTGGAAAATTAAAGGAGAAGGGCAATGGAACCTTAATTTCTAAGAGACATCTTTCAGTTGAGGGAGCTGTTGAAGGGCCTTATATTGTCTACCATCCTACTTTTAAAAAATATTACTTATTTGTATCATATGATTCGTTATTTAAAGATTACCATATACGTGTTGCAAGAGCAGATAAAATCGAAGGACCTTATTTAGATAGTAATGGAAACGAAATGACCAATATTGATTTGCCTCCAAATGAAGTTGGGATGAAAGTGCTGGGAGGATATAAATTTGGTAAAGAAGAAGGTTGGATTGGGCCTGGACATAATTCGGTATTAAAAGATGGTGAAGACTATTATGTTTGTCACCATGCAAGAGGTGAGAGGACCGGAAAACATCACGCACTTCATATTAGAAGAATTCTTTGGACGGATGATGGATGGCCATTAATATCTCCAGAAAGATATGCAGGTGAAAAGGAGCAACCAGTTAATTCAACATTTATGGTTGGAAATTGGGAGATTATTCACATGGATAACAAATACCATGAGCAAATACAATCGGAATCACTTCATCTGTTATTTGACGGCAGGTTTGAGGGCTCGAAGGATGGATATTGGTCACATAAAGGGGAAAATCATTTTGAGTTTTTCTTGAATTCTAACAATGGAACTTACCAAGTGTTAGTATTGGCAGCTTGGGATTGGACTTTATGGAGACCGACTATGGTATTTGCAGGGAAAAATTCTAATGGGGATGTAATTGTAGGGAAAAAAGTAGAAAAATCACCAAACTTGTAA
- the araA gene encoding L-arabinose isomerase encodes MLTVKPYEFWFVTGSQDLYGEETVREVEANSKVITEGLDQDSTLTYKLVFKSVLKDADSIRKLCLEANADENCAGIITWMHTFSPAKMWIAGLSSLQKPMLHLHTQFNRDIPWDSIDMDFMNTNQSAHGDREFGFMATRLNVKRKVVVGHWENNEVRSKIGSWMNTSVAFMEGQHLKIARFGDNMRRVAVTEGDKVEAQIKLGWTINGYGVGDLVQRMNDISEQEIDQLMEEYEREYDIVAEGQEAGPVRDSIRYQARIELGMKSFLEEGGYSAFTTTFEDLHGMKQLPGLAVQRLMAQGYGFAGEGDWKTAGLLRILKIMANNEDTSFMEDYTYHFEPGNELVLGSHMLEICPTISATKPKIAVYPLGIGGKEDPARFIFDGKSGAALNASIIDLGHRFRLVVNEVDAVQPEKDLPNLPVARVLWTPQPSLSEGTENWIIAGGAHHTVFSYKVTTDQLRDWAELVGVECVLINNDTNKHSFKNELRWNDVVYK; translated from the coding sequence ATGCTAACAGTGAAACCATACGAGTTTTGGTTTGTAACGGGTAGTCAAGATTTATACGGAGAAGAAACAGTAAGAGAAGTTGAAGCTAACTCAAAAGTGATTACAGAAGGTCTTGACCAAGATTCTACATTAACATATAAGTTAGTATTTAAATCAGTTTTAAAGGATGCAGATTCCATTCGTAAATTATGTTTAGAAGCAAATGCTGATGAAAACTGTGCAGGTATTATTACATGGATGCATACATTCTCTCCAGCAAAAATGTGGATTGCCGGACTTTCAAGCTTACAAAAACCAATGCTTCATCTTCACACACAATTTAACCGTGATATTCCATGGGATAGCATTGATATGGATTTTATGAACACAAATCAATCTGCACATGGTGATCGTGAATTTGGATTTATGGCAACAAGACTAAATGTAAAAAGAAAAGTAGTTGTTGGTCATTGGGAAAATAACGAAGTTCGAAGCAAAATTGGTAGTTGGATGAATACGTCTGTTGCTTTTATGGAAGGTCAGCATTTGAAAATTGCGCGCTTTGGAGATAACATGCGCAGAGTTGCTGTAACTGAGGGAGATAAAGTAGAGGCACAAATTAAACTAGGCTGGACCATTAACGGATACGGCGTCGGTGATTTAGTTCAACGAATGAATGATATTTCTGAACAAGAAATTGATCAATTAATGGAAGAGTATGAAAGAGAATACGATATTGTAGCTGAAGGCCAAGAAGCAGGTCCAGTACGAGATTCTATTCGCTATCAGGCAAGAATTGAACTAGGAATGAAATCGTTCTTAGAAGAAGGTGGTTATTCGGCGTTTACAACAACGTTTGAAGATCTTCATGGTATGAAACAACTTCCTGGTCTAGCTGTACAACGATTAATGGCACAAGGATATGGCTTTGCTGGTGAAGGAGACTGGAAAACAGCTGGTTTACTCCGCATCTTAAAGATCATGGCAAATAACGAAGATACTTCATTTATGGAAGATTATACGTATCACTTTGAACCTGGAAATGAATTAGTGTTAGGTTCACACATGCTGGAGATTTGTCCTACTATTTCAGCAACTAAGCCAAAGATTGCTGTTTATCCTTTAGGAATTGGCGGAAAAGAAGATCCTGCACGATTCATCTTTGATGGAAAGAGCGGTGCTGCTTTAAATGCATCAATTATCGATTTAGGACATCGCTTCCGTCTTGTTGTAAACGAAGTCGATGCTGTGCAACCAGAAAAGGATTTACCAAACCTTCCTGTTGCAAGAGTCCTTTGGACGCCTCAGCCTTCATTAAGTGAAGGAACAGAAAACTGGATCATTGCTGGTGGAGCACACCATACAGTCTTTTCTTATAAAGTAACAACAGACCAGCTTAGAGATTGGGCAGAGCTAGTCGGAGTTGAATGTGTTCTTATTAATAATGATACAAATAAGCATAGCTTCAAAAATGAGTTACGTTGGAATGACGTTGTATATAAGTAA
- a CDS encoding ABC transporter substrate-binding protein, translating into MLIVVVGGVLGACSSSSSGGGAEDGKSLTFMFSGQPQEQTAYKAVVKKFEEANPGVKVKVVVTAPDQYDTKLQAAIAGNSLPDVFFYNPGNLKAYVNSGVLKDITDLVENAEGVDLTKIWESGINKYRYDGVNMGQGALYGVPKDLGPFAFGYNKTMFEEAGIPLPDPDKPYTMEEFVEVTKQLTKDTDGDGKLDQWGTGLNVNWSLQPFVWSNGADWLDETNTKVTVDDPKFIEALQYFADLQNVHGVTPSIAEAQTLDTYQRWMQGQIGFFPVGPWDMPAYNDLKFEYDLAPWPVGETGETKAWIGSLGIGVSEKTKNPELAAELALYLSADEEGQQALVDQQVQLPNNTDVAEAWAADTSIKPANKEEFLQIIGEHGRDLPTNFTYTGEWYDEFFKNIQPVIDGDKTAEEYVKEAQPKMQKLLDKAIEQEKQSQK; encoded by the coding sequence TCAGGCGGCGGAGCAGAAGATGGGAAAAGCTTAACATTTATGTTTAGTGGTCAACCACAAGAACAAACAGCTTATAAAGCAGTTGTGAAAAAATTCGAAGAAGCAAATCCTGGAGTAAAGGTTAAAGTTGTTGTAACAGCACCGGACCAATATGATACTAAATTACAGGCAGCAATTGCTGGTAACAGTCTTCCGGATGTTTTCTTCTATAATCCTGGTAACTTAAAAGCATATGTTAACTCAGGCGTTTTAAAAGATATTACTGATTTAGTTGAAAATGCTGAAGGTGTAGATTTAACTAAAATTTGGGAATCTGGTATAAACAAATACCGTTATGATGGAGTTAATATGGGACAAGGTGCTCTATACGGGGTTCCAAAAGATTTAGGGCCATTCGCGTTTGGATACAACAAAACAATGTTTGAAGAAGCAGGTATTCCACTTCCTGATCCAGACAAACCATACACTATGGAAGAATTTGTAGAAGTTACAAAGCAATTAACAAAAGATACAGATGGTGATGGGAAGCTTGATCAATGGGGTACAGGACTTAATGTAAACTGGTCATTACAACCATTTGTATGGAGTAATGGAGCAGATTGGTTAGACGAAACAAATACAAAAGTAACAGTTGATGATCCTAAATTTATTGAAGCATTACAATATTTTGCAGATTTACAAAACGTTCATGGTGTAACACCATCTATTGCTGAAGCTCAAACACTTGATACGTACCAAAGATGGATGCAAGGACAAATCGGTTTCTTCCCAGTTGGTCCTTGGGATATGCCAGCATACAATGATTTAAAATTCGAATATGATTTAGCGCCATGGCCGGTTGGTGAAACTGGTGAAACAAAAGCATGGATCGGTTCTTTAGGAATTGGTGTTTCTGAAAAAACGAAGAATCCAGAGCTAGCTGCAGAGCTTGCATTATATTTATCAGCTGATGAAGAAGGTCAACAGGCTCTAGTGGATCAGCAGGTACAATTACCTAACAACACTGATGTAGCTGAAGCATGGGCTGCTGATACATCAATTAAACCAGCTAATAAAGAAGAATTCTTACAGATTATAGGTGAGCATGGACGTGATCTTCCAACGAACTTCACTTACACAGGTGAATGGTATGATGAGTTCTTCAAAAATATCCAACCTGTAATTGATGGTGACAAAACAGCTGAAGAATACGTAAAAGAAGCGCAACCTAAAATGCAAAAATTATTAGATAAAGCAATTGAGCAGGAGAAACAATCTCAGAAATAA